Proteins co-encoded in one Bacillota bacterium genomic window:
- the ylqF gene encoding ribosome biogenesis GTPase YlqF — protein MGNRKINHGSARHLREIREQIKAVNHVIEVLDARAPCSSSNPILGNIAGKSHRIIVLNKSDLADPEVTHRWLNFYKKENARALSFSIRHSPSTIFSVLDRTGMMSARPRFRRPGRVLVVGIPNVGKSTIINSLLGRKSAKTGDQPGITRGKQWIRIKEGWELLDTVGIIHPHVNAETFNVLAVLGMLEDSRFDSPKVAEWLLNESGIRGLKEGIAGRYGDRAIIDALHTEEVLKLIGSRRGCLRAGGEIDSNAAAQILLKEFRSGLLGRYSLEVPTGG, from the coding sequence TTGGGCAATAGAAAGATCAACCATGGATCTGCACGTCATTTACGGGAGATCAGGGAACAGATCAAGGCCGTGAATCATGTTATTGAAGTTCTCGACGCTCGTGCTCCATGCAGCAGCAGTAACCCCATCCTTGGAAATATAGCCGGAAAATCTCATCGGATCATCGTTCTCAACAAATCGGATCTGGCTGACCCCGAGGTCACTCACCGCTGGTTGAACTTTTACAAAAAAGAGAATGCGAGGGCTCTTTCTTTCAGTATTCGGCATTCCCCCTCCACGATATTTTCGGTTTTGGACAGAACAGGCATGATGTCAGCGAGGCCAAGGTTCAGACGGCCCGGCAGGGTCCTGGTAGTCGGTATTCCCAATGTGGGTAAATCGACGATTATCAATTCGTTGCTGGGGAGAAAATCTGCAAAAACCGGGGATCAGCCGGGAATTACACGTGGAAAACAATGGATAAGAATCAAGGAAGGATGGGAACTGCTCGATACGGTAGGGATCATTCATCCACATGTCAATGCCGAAACCTTCAATGTCCTGGCGGTTCTGGGGATGCTGGAAGACTCCCGATTCGATTCCCCGAAGGTGGCGGAATGGTTGTTGAACGAATCGGGAATCCGGGGGCTGAAAGAAGGAATAGCCGGACGGTATGGCGACAGGGCGATTATCGATGCCTTGCATACGGAGGAAGTATTGAAATTGATAGGCTCAAGAAGAGGTTGCCTCCGGGCCGGGGGGGAAATTGATTCGAATGCGGCGGCGCAGATATTGCTGAAGGAATTCAGGAGCGGCTTGTTGGGGCGGTATTCCCTGGAGGTGCCGACAGGCGGCTGA